TTTAATCAATCTTCAATTAAAAAGATTTAAGCTGGACATTAACCTCATATTTTTCAAATTCTTTTAAAATAGTGCTTAGAATATGTTGTGCCGTAGCCTGTTCGGCACGCAGGATGAGTTCCTGCTGAAGCGTGCTATCAAAACATTCAATACCCTGTATTAGCCAATGGTGCTTGATCTGGCTTTTCTGGATCAGCACCCGGCGTGGTTGCAAGTGCTCACAGAGCTGCCGTGGCAATACAGAGCTAATAGCGAGTACGATATGTTCTATTTCTTCAGGCGGACTCATAAAAGTGATGACCCAGTTTCCTACTTTACTGAGCTGCATTGGATTGTCGAAGGCATCAAATTCTAGATAATATTGCATATAGCTGATCCAACTGGATGTAAACCTTGGTTATATGCGGGTAAATAACTGTTTTTTCTATCACGCTTAAGTATGGGTTTTGAGCATTTGAATTTGCTCTTAAAATAATTACTAAATAAAATCAAAAATATATATTCTTGTCTCACTTAAATCTGATTGCTTTGAAGGATGAGTTAAGAGATTAAAAGACTAAATGATAGGGAATCCTGTCAGATTCTTAATCAACAGTAGACTGGAGTTTTTGATAACTCAAATTAATCTGCTGCAATTTATAATTTAACTCTTGGGGATGGATTCGACTTTCTTGTAATGTGGTAATCCATCGCATCTGACAGCGTTTTAAATGCTGGATATTCGAAGCATTTAAAATATGTTGAATTTGCTCTTTAGCCATTAAACCACAATGTTTTTGCAAACTATCCATCATCATATATTTCAGATCTTCAAATGAAAGTGCCTGTAGTTCAGGAAGGAAAATTTCAGCGCTTTTATTCAAGTTTTCTAAAGGGGCGATCGGGTCATCAGAAGTCGCCACTTCATTTATCGATAGAAGAGCATGATCATTAGCCACCCGGGAATGAGAAGGACTTAAAGGTCGGTAATGAATCTCCGATTCTGTCAAACCTACTTTTGTCCCGGCTTCTGGAAGAGTTCCGGTCTGATGTTGAGTGACAGCCTGCTTGTCGGCCGGCGTGATTAAGCCCATTTGACAGAGCTGCAGCAATAATTCAGGACGGGCAATATGCAGTCTGGAAGCTTCATTTAAGGAGTCAAAAGCTTCGCTACCGATTAACACTAATAGTTGGCGCTGACGTGCAGTGAGGGGAAGGGACCGATTCTGTAACACATCCATCCCACGTTGAGTCTTATTAAAAAGTAACATCCTTGATCTATCTTCTGCTTAAATAAGCACCAGCATAGAAGGTGAAAATTACAATGATATTAAGGATATATTACGCTTTTAAGGATGAGCTGATGGTTATAAAGTCAGCACAGCTGCATTTTCCAGCGCTTTACGCAAATAAGGATCGAGTTCATCCTGGCGTAATAACCATTGCACATAGTCCGCTGGTAATTCCGCAATCGCTGTACCCCGATGCTTGCCAAAATTAATGCTGCGTGGAATACGGGCATCTTCTGAAGCGGCATATAGTTCTTCCAGACTGTTAATTTTCAGGTGATGCACAATATGCATCAGAATATTTGCGGTAAGAATGATATCCATATCTGCGCGATGCGCTTTACGAATCATCTCACGGGCCCGCTCACTACCTTTGGTAATCATATAAATGAGTGCGGAAATATTGTGTGCTTCTGCCTCTGGCCAGACCCGACGAGCAAGGGCAAGGGTACAAATAGCTTTAATATTGGATGAATCTACACCACATTTTTCCAGAGCACGAATATCGTAATCAATATTATGCCCGATAATATAAGTGGTTTCTGTTGGAAGCTCGAAGCTGCTGTAATGTGGCTGTCCATCCAGATCAGATTGTAAAATATGATGCACAGCCATCGCTGCAAAAGAAATTGGCTCATCACATGAATATAACTGATCAAACAGTCGGCTTTTATCCAGACTGAGTTTATGGTCTACAATCTCTACAGGCGCATAGGCGATTTCAATCGGTTGACCATTCAGGGTGTGGGTTTCAGTATCGAGAATAATGGCCTGCATGTCGGAAATGTTCCTGAAAAGAGAGGAGAGTAAAATCTAACATTATTATTTTGCAACTGACAATCGAATTGCTTTATTTCTGTATTAATTGCAAGCTTTTTAACTTATGACGACTATTTGTATGGTTCCGGAGAGGAGCAACTCTCTATTTTAAAGTTTGCTGATTTCAGCATAAATCTAAACTGGCGCGAATTTAATAGAAAAAATAACGCATTCTTTGCTTGATATTGTTTAGATAAGTTGGGAAATTATATGTGGTTTTATCGTTTGTTAAAGATAAAAACCAGAAAAACTCATTAGAGATGATAATAAATATGATAAGGATAAGATCGATGAAACGTCAAGTATTGACCTGTGCTCTTCTCACATTAAGTGTAGCCTTAACTGCTTGTAACGATGATAGTGATAATGATCATTTTTACGAGTCCAAACCTGTTATTCCAGTAAATAATATCGTTAATCCAGTCGTGGCCACACCTGTAGCCTACACTCAGACAGATTTCTCCGGGATCGCTGACGAAAGTGTGATCATGACTTATAAGATGTTAGGAATTAATGGTAAGGAAACACAAGCTACTGCATTAGTTTTTACACCCGCGGGAACACCTCCAGCTACAGGCTGGCCAATTGTGGCATGGGCACATGGAACTACCGGTGTAGCTGATCAGTGTGCGCCGAGTCGCAAAGCGCTGAATGATTATATTAAAGCCATGATTGGCGGGTTTCTCCAAGCTGGCTATATTGTAGTAGCACCTGACTATGAAGGTTTAGGAGAGCCGAGTGGAAAAGAACTTCATCCTTTCTTGAATCTGAAAAGTGAAGCTTATTCTATTACTGATGCGGTGGTGGCTGTACGAAATTATTTAGGTTCACAAGCATCCAGTCAATGGGTTGCTGTAGGGCATTCTCAAGGTGGCCAGGCAGCTTTAGGTGCTGCGCAATATGCAGCTCGTGCTTCTAAGATGACCTATAAAGGTACGGTAGCTTTAGCACCGGCTTCAAATTTCAATCTGATTTTGACAGGAGGTGAACAACAGGCAGGACAAGAAACAAATCTGGATAAAAAAATTGGAACTTTAGCGTCTTTAGATACCTTTACTGCACTGATTACTGCCGGTTTGCGTAACCCGAACCCGAATCTGCAATATAGCCAGATTTTTAAAATGCCAACCGATGAAATTGCGAAAAATGCAGAAACTGATTGCTATGATGTATTAGGTCAGAAGTTTGGTAGAGCAATGTATGCTTATGCACAATCAAATAATAACTCAGTAAATAATTATCCTCGTACTCAAACTAACTTTATGAGTATTCCAGTCGTAAAGAACTTTTTGGAAAAAGATTCTCAGCCTTTACTTGTTAAAGTTTCTACGCCAGTGATTATTTATCAGGGTTCAGCAGATAGTACCGTTCCTAAAGCAGCAACAGATGTTTTAGTAGCACTTGCCAAGCAGAAACAAACTTCAGTACGTTATATTACGGATGAGTCAAATGCGACTAAATGGGATCATAGTAGTGTCTATGCACTGAATATTCCTAGTATTATTTCAGATGTGAAATCTCTAATGCCAATTCAATAACTTATTTTTATCTGAATGGCTCATGTTTTTTAGGTATGAGCCATTTTTATTGCAAACTGCATAAAGTTCATGATCGAAAATATCAAACTTCATGCTACAATACGCGCCAATCTTAGCACGGCTTAAAAGCCCTAAATTAATAGGACCTCGCTAATGTTTGCCAATATCTCTATTGCTGACTTTGATCCAGAATTAGCTCAAGCAATTTCGCAAGAAGATGCTCGTCAAGAAGCTCATATTGAGCTAATCGCTTCAGAAAACTACTGCTCACCAGCAGTTATGGAAGCACAAGGTTCAAAACTGACTAACAAATATGCGGAAGGCTACCCAGGCAAACGCTACTATGGCGGTTGCGAATATGTAGACGTAATTGAACAATTGGCCATTGACCGTGCTAAAGAACTCTTTGGTGCTGATTATGCTAACGTACAGCCACATGCCGGCTCACAAGCCAACTCTGCGGTTTACCTTGCACTGCTTAACCCGGGCGACACCGTTTTGGGTATGAGCCTGGCTCACGGTGGTCACTTGACTCATGGTGCAAAAGTTAGCTTCTCTGGTAAAACATATAACGCGATTCAATACGGTTTAAACCCGGAAACTGGCGAAATCGATTACGAAGAAGTTGAACGTTTGGCGGTAGAACACAAACCACGCATGATCGTGGCGGGTTTCTCTGCATATAGCCAAATCGTGGACTGGCAGCGTTTCCGTGAAATCGCGGATAAAGTTGGCGCTTACCTGTTTGTTGACATGGCGCATGTTGCAGGTTTGGTTGCGGCTGGTGTTTACCCAAGCCCGGTACAAATTGCTGACGTAACTACGACGACTACGCATAAAACACTTCGTGGCCCGCGCTCAGGTTTAATCCTTGCAAAAGCCAATGAAGAAATCGAGAAAAAACTACAATCTGCGGTATTCCCGGGCAACCAAGGTGGTCCTTTAGTTCACGCGATAGCGGCTAAAGCGATCTGCTTTAAAGAAGCAATGGCACCTGAATACAAGGAATATCAACAACAGGTTGTGGTAAATGCTAAAGCAATGGCTGAAGTATTAATCGCACGTGGTTATGATGTAGTATCTGGTGGTACTGAAAATCACCTCTTCTTGTTATCTTTAATCAAACAAGACATCACCGGTAAAGATGCTGATGCCTGGTTAGGTGCGGCTCACATTACTGTGAACAAAAACTCTGTACCAAACGATCCACGTTCTCCATTCGTGACTTCAGGTATCCGTATTGGTACACCTGCAGTAACCACTCGTGGTTTCGGTGAAGCAGAAGTTCGTGACCTGGCTGGCTGGATTGCAGATATCCTGGACAGCAAAGGTGACGAGGCTGTGATTAATACAGTGAAAGAAAAAGTTGCAGCTGTTTGCGCGAAATTCCCTGTTTACGCAAAATAAGTCTGACTTGAGAAAAGCCCCCCTTCTCAAGGGGGCTTTTTTTATTAGGGAAAATTTTTTATTTCCTGTATCTTTTAAACGTGATTGGACTTTCCTTTTTCTGAAGAATTCAACCTGCTACTAGGGAAGTGGCTGCAAGCTTTTAATCCGGTGATTTAAAAAATGCTCGAGACGACATAATTATGCTTGTTATGTGGTCCTGAACTTGATAGATATATTTCAAATCACTATTAAAAAAATCGTTGAATATATTTTTTTCAATTTTATAGATTCTTCACTTATTTGTTTAACAAGGTAATTAAGATGGATAAACCAGTGATTATAATATCTGAACAGGACCTGCATCGTCTGGAAACGATGCTGGATAATCAGATGAAGCTTAGCGAGACCATGATGTCGCTGGAAGATGAACTGGCACGTGCAGAAGTCATGAAGCCGGATGAGATTCCAAGCAATATCGTTACGATGCATGCTCGCGTATTATTGACGATTGCACCATCTACCGAGTCTGTAGAAATTACCTTGGTTTACCCGCACGAGTTCAAAGGTGAAAAAGGTCAGCTTAATGTGGTTGCCCCTGTAGGAACTGCGATTTTAGGTTTGGCAGAAGGGCAGACCATTGAATGGCCACAGCCGGACGGTCATATGATGAAAGTGAAAATTGAAAAAGTGCTGTATCAGCCAGAACGCGAAGGCGATTTTTTATAATTCTGGATGGATTGCAGAAAGAGCCATAGTGATATGGCTTTTTTATAACAGTTTTATTCTTTTAGAGAGAAAAAGCCTTGGTTTTGATGCAGTTAAAACATATTTTTTACTTTGCTGACGATAAGTAGACGCGCTGCGCCAGCTTGATAAGACCATAATAAAATAAAGATAAAACATGAATTTAGTTAAAGCGCTGTAACGAATTTCTGGATAAATAAACACAATTCTGCTTCTTTCTTTGTTACATTCAATATATCCCCCTATACCCATTGTTAAGAAAGGATAGACCTACGCTCATGTCTAGATTTGAAGCTTTACCAGCCTTGACTGACATGCCGATTGATCCTGCTCAGGTGCTGAAGATCAAGCGTAATGAACTTGTACCTCTTCTGAATGATCAGTATAAATTGAATCATTATGCAGAGCCGCTCATCCAGGCCCAATCTGTTTTATTAAATGGTGTTGATCCTCATTTAACCCGGCAACTGAGCCAAACCATTGAGCAGTTGATTCAGATGCTCTCTGAGTCAAAAAAATATCTGAAAAAGCGTAAATTTAATGCCCTGCAAAAATGGTTGGGGATGGATCTGGATTATGGTTCCAGTCAGATTGAATATTATAAAAAACTGGATGCCTTGCTGGATCAAGCCGCTCATTTGAGTACCAAGCTACAGGTCGAGATTCAGAAATCTCAGGCGCGTTTTCAGCAGTTGCTGGGTTTGCGTGAACAGATGGCCAGACATATTCTGGCAGCAGAAGAGTTTTTGTCAGAATATCCGCAGTTTGTGCAGAACCAGCATCCTCTGGATAATTTTTCAGAACGGCTTTCTAAAAAAGTGCATACTTTGCGTACGCTGCAAAGTAGTAATGATATTGCCATTACCCAGATGCAGCTTTCCCAGCAGCTGTCTTATACTTTGCTAGACCGGTTTAAGGAAGCACAGCAGGTGCTGATCCCGGCCTGGCAATATCATGTCAAACAAAGCCAGATGAAACACTCGACAAGCGATCTGGAAAAACTTGATAATAGCCGCAACCGGCTGATTAAAACGTTAAGAAAGTCACTCGAGAAGCCCTCGGATACATAACAATATAAGGTGAACCATGACCAAATCTGATGTAGTAAATTTACCTGCCGAAAGCTCTACTGAACTGGCCGAAGAAAAATTTCAGCAAATGAATCTCAGAGAGCTCGGCTTGCAGCCTGCAGACTTTCAGGAAGTTTTGGCAGTACGTAAAGAGCTGCAGCAAATGAGTCATAACACTGTGGCTGAATATGGCAAGAATATTGCCAGTAAAACCTCGAGCTATACCGATGAGCTGCTGAATCTGGTGCAAAATAAAGACCTAGATGCAACTGGCCAAAAGCTGAATCAGGTCGTACAAGTGGCGCAGCAGCTCAATACCAGCAGCATTTTAAATAAAAGAAAAAGTTCAGGTTTTCTGGGCAATATCATCAACAAATTTAAAGGGGTGAAAGGTAATTTTGATACCCATTTCAATACTACCAAAGAACAGATTGATGTTTTGGTCAAGGAGATTGAAACCTCTCAGTCTGGCCTGAAAGCACGCGTTGATACGCTGGATAAAATGTTTGATGGCGTGCAGGATGAATATAAACAGCTGGGGATTCATATTGCAGCCGGGCGTTTACGTGAACAGGAGTTGCAGCAGGAAATCGCGCAACTGACTGCATTAGAACAGGATCAGAACACCACCCAGAAGATTTATGACCTGAATCATCTGGCCAATAATCTGGAAAAACGCATCAGTGATTTACAGGTCCTGCAACAGTCTGCCATGCAAACCTTGCCGATGATCCGGATTATCCAGTCCAATAACCTGATGCTGGTAGATAAATTTTACGCCATTAAAAATATTACCTTGCCAGCCTGGAAAAACCAGATCAGTCTGGCCATCTCCTTGAATGAGCAAAAAAACAGTGTGCAGCTGGCCAATACCATTGATGATGCGACCAATGAACTGTTACGCCGTAATGCTGACCTGTTGCACCAGAACTCAGTGGATACCGCAAAAGCCAATCAGCGCTCAGTGATTGATATTGAAACGCTTGAACATGTGCAAAACACCCTCATTAAAACTGTGAATGATGTGATTCAGATTCAACAGGAAGGTGTACAGAAACGCAACGAAGCTACGCTGCGTTTAAAGGCGTTACAGGATAATCTGAATCAATTGGTGATTGAATCAAGTAGCAGCGGATCAAAGTCTGACTAAAACAGATGTGAGGCTTTGATCTATGAAGGAGTAGAGCTTGCCTCCCGTAGAAGACTATGTGCTAAAACCTCGTGACATCCAGCAAGGGGTAGTGGCTTTAAAAAAGCGTCAACGTAATTTGATGCTGTTAGCGCTAACCAGCTCGACTATATTTATCGCCTCGGTGGTTGGCCTGTTCTTTCAGCAAGAACTGGTTTATGGCTTTTTTGGTCTGACTACCCAGATTCAGCAATTGCATTTACCAGTCAGTGTAGATGCCAATTTAGCAAGTATTGGCGATAGCCCGGATTATTTTTTTAGTCTGCTGAGCTGGTTTGGCTGGCTGATTCTCAAAACTTTTGCTTCCTTTATTGGCGCATTTTTTGTGATCGGTTTGCTCAAAAAGTTCCGTTTCTTTTTTGTGCGTTTCCAGTCCTTTGTGCTGAAGTTTGTGGGCTGGCTGATTGCTTTTATTCTGATCTGGTCAGGTCTGAGTTATTGGCAGCATGACCTGAAAAGTGATCGTGCTGATGCCTATAAGCAGGTGGTCTATTACGATAGCAATCTTAATGACAGTGAAATTGCACGTTATCTTACAGATGCCGATATTGCAGGCCCAGTAAAATCTTATTTACTTGCCCAAACTGCACTATTGCATAAACCCGTAGATTTGTCGGCGGCCAAACCCTATGTGTTGAATCTGGTTGAGGCAGAAAAGCAGGATGCCAAATTTGAGCAATATGGTTTTAAACCCGAGCAAATCTGGACCATGCAACAGCAGGTTTATGGCAAAAGTCTGACACCGCTGGCAAAAAGTGTGTCTACTCAGGTACAGCAGGCCGAGCAGTTGAGTCAATTTGCTCATATCGTTATTATTGCGGTTGCGATTTTATCCGCCATATTGAGCCTGATTTTATTTTTTTTGGCCCATCTCATCAAAAACCGTTCCTTAAAGATTGAACAGCGAATGTTCTAAATAAAAAATGCGTCGTATCAGGCGCATTTTTGTCTTTTTATTGAGAGTGAATCATGCGAAACCTAGAACTTCCATACTCAACTGAAAGAACGTATCCTGATATTTTGATCTAAAAAAACGATCATTAATATAAAAACAAACTGTTTCTTCTGTTTTGTTATTTGACTTAAAATAGCGTCATTAAATAAAGATTTACTCCCTTGGAGATGTTAGCAATGTTGGATCAAAATACTTCCGCCCAACTCAAAACCTTACTTGAACGCCTTGAAGCACCTATTGAGCTGGTGGCCACTTTAGATCAATCAGATAAATCTGCCAAAATCAAAGAACTGGTGGAAGAAGTCGCAGCTCTGTCTGATCGGGTGACTGCCCGTTTTGATGGTCAGAACAAGCGGGTACCCAGCTTTGGAATTGCCAAAGCCGGTGAACAGCCACGGGTGTTCTTTGCAGGTTTGCCAATGGGCCATGAGTTTACTTCCCTGATTCTGGCATTGTTACAAACCTCGGGTTATGCCCCGAAAGTCTCTGATGAGGTGCTGGCTAATATTAAAAGCCTGAATATCCAGTCTGACTTCGATGTCTTTGTCTCTTTAAGCTGCCATAACTGTCCGGATGTGGTGCAGGCACTCAACCTGATTGCCATCTA
The nucleotide sequence above comes from Acinetobacter sp. 10FS3-1. Encoded proteins:
- a CDS encoding exonuclease domain-containing protein, producing the protein MQAIILDTETHTLNGQPIEIAYAPVEIVDHKLSLDKSRLFDQLYSCDEPISFAAMAVHHILQSDLDGQPHYSSFELPTETTYIIGHNIDYDIRALEKCGVDSSNIKAICTLALARRVWPEAEAHNISALIYMITKGSERAREMIRKAHRADMDIILTANILMHIVHHLKINSLEELYAASEDARIPRSINFGKHRGTAIAELPADYVQWLLRQDELDPYLRKALENAAVLTL
- a CDS encoding alpha/beta hydrolase family protein; protein product: MKRQVLTCALLTLSVALTACNDDSDNDHFYESKPVIPVNNIVNPVVATPVAYTQTDFSGIADESVIMTYKMLGINGKETQATALVFTPAGTPPATGWPIVAWAHGTTGVADQCAPSRKALNDYIKAMIGGFLQAGYIVVAPDYEGLGEPSGKELHPFLNLKSEAYSITDAVVAVRNYLGSQASSQWVAVGHSQGGQAALGAAQYAARASKMTYKGTVALAPASNFNLILTGGEQQAGQETNLDKKIGTLASLDTFTALITAGLRNPNPNLQYSQIFKMPTDEIAKNAETDCYDVLGQKFGRAMYAYAQSNNNSVNNYPRTQTNFMSIPVVKNFLEKDSQPLLVKVSTPVIIYQGSADSTVPKAATDVLVALAKQKQTSVRYITDESNATKWDHSSVYALNIPSIISDVKSLMPIQ
- the glyA gene encoding serine hydroxymethyltransferase, translated to MFANISIADFDPELAQAISQEDARQEAHIELIASENYCSPAVMEAQGSKLTNKYAEGYPGKRYYGGCEYVDVIEQLAIDRAKELFGADYANVQPHAGSQANSAVYLALLNPGDTVLGMSLAHGGHLTHGAKVSFSGKTYNAIQYGLNPETGEIDYEEVERLAVEHKPRMIVAGFSAYSQIVDWQRFREIADKVGAYLFVDMAHVAGLVAAGVYPSPVQIADVTTTTTHKTLRGPRSGLILAKANEEIEKKLQSAVFPGNQGGPLVHAIAAKAICFKEAMAPEYKEYQQQVVVNAKAMAEVLIARGYDVVSGGTENHLFLLSLIKQDITGKDADAWLGAAHITVNKNSVPNDPRSPFVTSGIRIGTPAVTTRGFGEAEVRDLAGWIADILDSKGDEAVINTVKEKVAAVCAKFPVYAK
- the rnk gene encoding nucleoside diphosphate kinase regulator — translated: MDKPVIIISEQDLHRLETMLDNQMKLSETMMSLEDELARAEVMKPDEIPSNIVTMHARVLLTIAPSTESVEITLVYPHEFKGEKGQLNVVAPVGTAILGLAEGQTIEWPQPDGHMMKVKIEKVLYQPEREGDFL
- a CDS encoding tellurium resistance protein, encoding MSRFEALPALTDMPIDPAQVLKIKRNELVPLLNDQYKLNHYAEPLIQAQSVLLNGVDPHLTRQLSQTIEQLIQMLSESKKYLKKRKFNALQKWLGMDLDYGSSQIEYYKKLDALLDQAAHLSTKLQVEIQKSQARFQQLLGLREQMARHILAAEEFLSEYPQFVQNQHPLDNFSERLSKKVHTLRTLQSSNDIAITQMQLSQQLSYTLLDRFKEAQQVLIPAWQYHVKQSQMKHSTSDLEKLDNSRNRLIKTLRKSLEKPSDT
- a CDS encoding toxic anion resistance protein, with protein sequence MTKSDVVNLPAESSTELAEEKFQQMNLRELGLQPADFQEVLAVRKELQQMSHNTVAEYGKNIASKTSSYTDELLNLVQNKDLDATGQKLNQVVQVAQQLNTSSILNKRKSSGFLGNIINKFKGVKGNFDTHFNTTKEQIDVLVKEIETSQSGLKARVDTLDKMFDGVQDEYKQLGIHIAAGRLREQELQQEIAQLTALEQDQNTTQKIYDLNHLANNLEKRISDLQVLQQSAMQTLPMIRIIQSNNLMLVDKFYAIKNITLPAWKNQISLAISLNEQKNSVQLANTIDDATNELLRRNADLLHQNSVDTAKANQRSVIDIETLEHVQNTLIKTVNDVIQIQQEGVQKRNEATLRLKALQDNLNQLVIESSSSGSKSD